The proteins below come from a single Miscanthus floridulus cultivar M001 chromosome 1, ASM1932011v1, whole genome shotgun sequence genomic window:
- the LOC136457515 gene encoding uncharacterized protein: MFDVVCAFGSGYKAPLCNQMRGPYLAKCVEETRKFVDGFRTHWRETGCTIMADGWTDRKRRTLINFLVYCPKVLRIVDSNERPAMGYLFGAFHAAREEIVKRFQRKKDLVKPFLEYMDARWDKHFDKNLHAAGFWFNPNNQYNVELRDKYNFTTSGVLDVIEKYAGKDVALRSALTKEMKMFRNGEGDFGRPTAKNDRHVMLADEWWQTYGYSATNLQKLALRVLSQTCSASGCERSWSYFEHVHSKKRNRLEHQRLNDIVYVHCNMRLRQRSKLSTRNYDPIMLDEIGNGNEAWILEDNPPCLNSEELEAFRTKLSELNIQCSSDDLELNMDMVEANAMDDSDEIIEDQEYQNLRQEDAYDYGGFAVDVGGAEPQAQDEWDPIRFY, encoded by the exons ATGTTTGATGTTGTGTGTGCATTTGGTTCTGGATACAAGGCGCCGCTTTGTAATCAGATGCGTGGTCCATATCTTGCAAAATGTGTTGAAGAGACTAGGAAGTTTGTTGATGGATTCCGCACACATTGGAGAGAAACTGGTTGCACTATTATGGCTGATGGATGGACTGATAGAAAGAGAAGGACCCTCATTAACTTCTTGGTCTACTGTCCCAAAG TGCTGAGAATTGTGGATAGCAATGAGCGACCTGCAATGGGCTACCTATTTGGAGCATTCCATGCTGCAAGAGAAGAAATTGTGAAGAGATTTCAGAGAAAGAAAGACTTAGTAAAGCCTTTCTTAGAATACATGGATGCACGTTGGGATAAGCATTTTGATAAGAATCTTCATGCTGCTGGCTTTTGGTTTAATCCTAATAACCAATACAATGTTGAACTTAGAGACAAGTACAACTTCACCACTTCTGGAGTTCTTGATGTCATAGAGAAATATGCTGGCAAAGATGTTGCCCTTAGAAGTGCTTTGACAAAAGAAATGAAAATGTTCAGAAATGGAGAAGGTGATTTTGGGCGTCCAACTGCTAAAAATGATCGTCATGTCATGCTTGCTG ATGAGTGGTGGCAAACTTATGGCTACAGTGCAACAAATTTACAGAAGCTTGCTCTGCGTGTGTTGAGCCAAACTTGTAGTGCATCTGGATGTGAGAGGAGCTGGAGCTACTTTGAGCATGTGCACTCCAAAAAAAGAAATAGATTAGAGCATCAAAGGCTAAATGATATTGTGTATGTGCATTGTAATATGAGACTGCGACAAAG GTCCAAGTTGTCTACTAGAAATTATGACCCAATAATGTTGGACGAAATTGGAAATGGAAATGAAGCTTGGATTTTAGAAGACAATCCACCTTGCCTTAACTCTGAAGAGCTAGAAGCGTTTCGCACTAAACTGTCTGAGCTGAATATACAATGCAGCAGTGATG ATTTGGAGCTTAACATGGACATGGTGGAGGCTAATGCCATGGATGACAGTGATGAGATTATAGAGGACCAGGAGTACCAGAACCTCAGGCAGGAAGACGCATATGATTATGGTGGATTTGCAGTTGATGTTGGAGGAGCagaacctcaagctcaagatgaatGGGATCCAATACGTTTTTATTGA